The DNA segment AGTACATCGGGAACCGGAAACACCTCGCCATACAGGTAGTTGAATCGCCGGGCAATCTCCCGTGTAAGCTCTACATGGGCTTCGTTGTCCTTGCCTACCGGTACGATGTGTGCCCGGGGCAACAGGATATCAGCTGACTGTAAAACCGGATATCCCAGCAGTCCGAACGGCATCTCGTTCAGATCCGCAGCGCGCGCCATGTCCTTGAGGCTTGGCAACCGCTGCAGCCGGGGCACGGTAACCAGCATCTCGAAGAACAGATTCAGTTCGTACACCTCCGGCACGGCCGACTGGAGGTAGATGGTGGTACTGTCAGGATCTATGCCACAAGCAAGATAGTCGGTAACCATCTGTCGGGCATTCTCGGTAATCCCTTCGATATCCTTCCGGTCCGGTTTGGTCGTCAGCATATGCAGGTCCGCCACCAGGAAGTAGGATTCGTACTCCCGCTGCAGCTTGACCCGATTCTGGATTGACCCGACATAGTGTCCAAGATGTAGCCTTCCGGTCGGTCGATCGCCGGTTAACAGACGCTTTTGCATGATGTCCTCGCTTTACTAATTGGTGTCTTGTGTATCGCCGACCGGCGACGCTTCGGCAGCAGCCTCGTAATTCCGGGCCACCGCCTTACCGGATTCCATCATAACGCTGATGGGTCGCATATCGGGAATATTCCCGCACACTATCTTGATAACCATGGTGAGCGGCACCGCCAGAAACATGCCGACTACCCCCCACAACCAGCCCCAGAACAGCAAGGAAAAGATAATCACTACCGGGCTGAGGTTCAGCCTGTCACCCTGCAGCTTGGGATCCACTATATTACCGATAATCAGCTGAGACAGCCACATGATAGCCGAGGCAAGAATGATCGGATTCGGCTCGGGATAGAACTGCACCAGAATAAACAGGAAGCTTACCGCACTTATTATAATTGATCCGATATTCGGGATAAAGTTGAACATAAAAGTCAGGATCCCCCAGATGATGGCAAAATCCACCCCCACCAGAGAGAAGCCTGCGGTAACAATCCCGCCGGTAAGGGCACTGGTGAGCAGCTTCAGCCCCAGATAGTGACCGACCTGTTCGTTGATGTGCATGGTAAGCCGCATGATTTTATCGGTTCGCGGACCTTCAATAGCAGCGACAACCTTGGTCTGGATGTACGGAGCCTCCACCAGGATGAACAACAGAAACAGCATTACCATAACAAACCCGGAGATAAAACTGATAAATCCCCCGGAAAGCGCAAAGAGGTAACTGCTTACCGTGCGCATGATATTGAACTCGGCAATCATCTCGGCCGGCACATTAAAGTTCTCTGCCAGGGCCTCGATTATCTCGATAAATCGTCGCTGATACGAGGGAAATTGTCGCAGCAGCTGCTGCCCGCTGGTGTACAGAATCAGTCCGACCAGGAAACCGGCACCCAGAATCAATACAATCACCGCTGTAATCGAGAGAATTCTTGGCACATAGAGCCGGGTCAGCAACCGGATTATCGGATACACCGCAAACGCCAGCAGCCCGGCTATTACCAGCGGCAGCACAAACGAGCCGATCATGCGCAAAACCGTGCCGACAAGCACCAGGGCAATCACCAGCAGCAGACCGGTGTTGAGTCGCGTATTCTCCATACCGATCAGAATACCACTTTCTTCCCAGCTGCGTCCATGCTACGGCCGGATATACACGGCGCCGTCGCCCCTTCAAAAAAAAAACGGCACCGCCCTTCAGAACGATGCCGCATACAAGCCTGCTGCAGTGCTACTCAGCGCTGCCGCCGTCAAGGGTGTAATAGATATATCCCAGGGCACTGATAAAAAAGCTTACCGATGCTGCAACCGCCAGGAAAACCACCACCATTGCCAATCCTTCACTGACAGCACCGATTACCGCCGACAGGATAAAAACCGCCACGCCGACCACGATACCCAGCACCAGGTAGGCCAGAAAGATCGTCCATTTCTTGCCATACGTGACCTCGTTACTGCGCACCAGCGCGGTGAGCGGATTTTCTCCCTGATCTACCGCTATCAGGGTACCAAGGGTCCATGCAAGTGAAAGAACAATTCCTGGTACGAACATGAAAATAATTCCCATGTAAATCCCGACCAGCTGCAGTCCCTGTACCAGAAAAAAGTTACCCATCTGCTTGCGATACTGCGGATTGAACACCTCGGTATAGGAAATACCCTCGCCGCGACCTGCCTTGGCCGGCAGACCAACGGTAATCCCGATTGTGGTGCCGATGTTGATGTACGGAATCCAGATGGTTAGCGCCCACAGGATAAAGTTGACCGCCACCGGCAGGATGTTTTTCACCCCGTCCTCCAGCGCACGACTGATAATACTGCCAACAGTAAGATCACTCTTCATAACGACCTCCTCCATGAAATTAGTCACTCCACCTATCACTATAAGACCGGCACGCCTGGATTGCAAATCCTCCATTGACAGAGGCTCGGCATATCGGAACCATACAGCGATATGAAGGCACCAGACTACGATGTGATTGTAATTGGCGGCGGTCCCGCTGGCATGATGGCGGCAGCATCCGCGGCCGAGAGGGGTGCGTCGGTGCTGTTACTGGAGAAGAACCCCGAACCGGGGCGCAAGCTGCTGCTGTCCGGCGGAGGGCGCTGCAATTTCACCAACGTGGAACCGGATGTGCACCGCCTGACAGCTCGATACGGTGCAGCAGGCAAATCCCTGATCAGCCCCTTCTCCAAAATGGGTCCCCGAGAGGTCCTCGAGTTTTTTGCCAGTCGCGGCATGCCGCACAAGGTAGAGGACAACGGCCGGGCATTCCCGGCAACCAACAAGGCCGAATCGGTACTCAAGGTACTGCTGGCGGAGATGAGAACCCATGGAGTCAAAATCCGGACCGGTGCCACGGTGGACGCCCTGCTGGTGAACGGCAGCATACCCGCCAACCGTGAGGTCCATGGTGTACGTCTGGGATCAACGCGAATAACTGCCCGCACAGTTATTACCGCTGCCGGCGGTCTGGCCTATCCGGAAACCGGTTCGACCGGGGACGGGTTCCGCTGGATGCAGCGCTGCGGCCATAGCATTGTTCATCCGGAGCCATCACTGGTGCCGGTAATCGTACATGAACCCTGGATAGCCGAGTTGCAGGGTCTGGCCTTTCCCGAGATCAGGATCGCTGTACTGGCCGGGGGCCGGGTACTGGAACGGGTTACCGGTAAGATCCTGTTCACACACTTTGGTCTGAGCGGACCGGGAATCCTGAATCTTGCCAGCCGGATTGCCGATGCCGCCGCCAGCAACCCGGACAAACCGGTACGGATATCGCTTGACTTCTTCCCCGAAGATGACGGCGGCAGTCTGGATCGACATCTGCAGCAGCTGTTTGCCGCTGCACCCAAACGCAAGCTCAAGAACCTGCTGGACGAACTGCTGCCGCCAAGACTGACGGCGCGTATACTGGCAGCCGCCGTGGATACAGGCACAACCAGCATAACGGACATAGCCAGCATAACCGGCAGCAGTGTGCCGCGCCAGCTGCGAAAGCGCCTGGTACAGCTGATGCAGGACTTCCGGGTAACCTACAAAGGGCTGCAAAGCGAGGACTGGGCCATTGTGTCGCGCGGCGGCATACCCTGTAACGAGATAGACTTCCGGACCATGCAGTCAAAGCTGGTTTCCGGGCTGTACGCCGTCGGAGACATGCTGGACATCAACCGCCCGTCGGGTGGCTACAGCCTGCAGATCTGCTGGGCAACCGGGTTTGTGGCCGGCTGCGCTGCCGCCGCGCAGGCCCGGTCACGGTAAAGCCCGCGTCAGCAGCTAAGAACCGTCAAGAGCCTGCTGAACCGTCACGCTTCCATGAAAAACCCGGCAGAACCAGCGCCGGCTGAATCGCTTGTACCAGCTGACCTTAGCCCGGGCAGATGTCTGCCGACGTGCAGCCGCTGCGGCCTCCCGGTAGAAACGTTCATGCCATGCCAGAACCAGCTCCTGCATGTAGGGTGCGCGGTCAAGCTCACGTTTCAGCAGCAGGGCTGCGGTAGAAATCAACTGACGATACAGAAACATATAACAGCCGGCCTCCTGGGGAAGCGGCTCGAAATCCGGTATGAATTCGGGAACGCGACTGATCTGCAGAAACATACGGTATTCATCCTCGGAGCTCATAAAGGTGTGACCCCAGCGGCTGCGAACCATCTGCAACCCGCTGCGCAGCAGATTGCGTCGCCGGTATCGTGAGATGAACTTCGTGTATACCTCTCCCAGCCAGATACCATCGGGATTCTCATAGCTGTTCCAGAGCTGAATCATCCGGACAAAGATATCGGTGTCATACATACCGGGAAAGAGATACGACAGGGAGTTTCTCTGGATATAGCTGATCGAATTGCGGTAAAGATTCTCGTACCAGTACTCGATCTGCTCATCAAGACTGTATGGATCCCTGCCAAAATGACGGCGAAAGTACGACAGATTGTAGTCAGTTATCTCGCGTTCCAACAATTCCCAGGTTTCCGGGCAGGCAACAGAGAACCTGCTGTCGGGCAGGACATGAAACACCCCGGTACGACGGTGAAACCGCTCCTTGGCGCACAGGAGTGCAAGCCGATTCCGGTCCAGGCTGCAGGGCAGCTGATAATCCAGAGATAACCTGGTAACCACTGCCGGCAGAAATTCAACCCCCAGGCTGCGGGCTGCGGAAACCCGGTGATGTCCGTCGCGTACGAAGTAATAGCCGCCGATCTCCATCACCCTGATTGCTTCGTTCAATTCCTGGGCCTGCAGCAGGCGGTAGACGGTCTGCCAGCGCGTGCGCATCCAGCGTCTTCGCGGATAAAAAGAGCGCGAAAAATCGTCGCCCCGATCCTCGCTGCCGATTATACGTGCAACCGGTATTTCCCGGGGGCCGAGATAGGTTTCGCTGCCGGTCTGCACACGACTGGCGACCTGCGACAGCAGCAGCAAGCGGTTATCCTGGCGACGCAGTCGCGCCGCCAGGCCGGTATCAGAGCGCCCACGACGCACTGCCCGATCGAACGCAGCCGATGCGCGCTCGGCTGCGATAGAGTTGTCCATCAGGCGGGCTGCCGCCCCAGCTTGGCACGCAGCACCCGCTGCAGAATACCGCCGTGGCGGTAGTACTCGACCTCGACGGTGCTGTCGATGCGGCATACTGCCTGGAAGCCGGTGGTTTTTCCGCTGTCATGCACTGCTGTTACCTGCAGCAGCTGTCCCGGGGCAACAGTATCATCAACCGCAATCTCGAACCGTTCCGATCCGTCCAGCCCCAGCGATGCGGCGCTTTCACCGTCCTGGAACTGCAGCGGCAGAATACCCATGCCCACCAGATTGCTGCGGTGGATACGCTCAAACGACTGAGCAATTACTGCGCGAATGCCCAGCAGATATGGCCCCTTGGCTGCCCAGTCGCGACTGGAACCCATTCCATAATCCTTGCCGGCCAGCACGATCGCCGGAACCCCGTCCTGCTTGTAGCGCATCCCGGCATCGAATATCGACATCGGCTCTCCGCTGGGGAAATGGGTAGTGGCACTGCCAGTGGTACCCGGGGCGAGCAGATTCCGGAACCGGATGTTGGCAAAGGTTCCACGGGTCATAACCCGGTCGTTGCCGCGGCGACTGCCGTAGGAATTGAAATCGCGGGGTTCTACCCCCAGTGCCTGCAGATACTGACCTGCCGGTGATGCAGGATCGATTGCCCCGGCCGGGCTGATGTGGTCAGTAGTGATGCTGTCGCCCGCCATAACAAGAACCCTGGCATTGCTGATCGGCGAGATCGTCCCGGGTTCGGCCTGCATCCCTTCGAAGAAATCCGGCTCCTGGATGTAGCTGCTGGACTGGTTCCAGGGGTACAGAGCGTCATCGGTAACCGGAATCCGGTTCCACTGTTCGTTGGAGCTTTCCAGGCCGCTGTAGCTTTTGATAAAGGCATCACGATCCAGCGCCTTGTCAACAAACTGCAGAATCTCCTGGTCGTCCGGCCAGATATCCCGCAGGTATACCGGCTTCCCATCCTGATCGGTGCCGATTGGCTCCCGTTCAAAATCGATGTTTACGGTACCCGCAATACCATAGGCTACAACCAGCGGCGGAGAGGCCAGGTAGTTGGCCCGGGTATGGGGGTTGATCCGGCCCTCAAAGTTCCGGTTGCCGGAAAGAACCCCGGCCACCACCAGGTCGCCCTGCTCGACTGCACCAGACACCTCGGTCGGCAGAGGTCCACTGTTGCCGATACAGGTCATACAGCCGTAGCCGACCAGATAGTAGCCGAGTTTCTCCATCTCCTGCATCAAGCCTGCCCGGATAAGGTAATCGGTAACAATCAGGGAACCCGGCGCAAAACTGGTCTTGACCCAGGGCTTGGTGGTCAACCCGCGCTCGGCAGCCTTCTTTGCCAGTATCCCGGCACTCAACAGAACCGAGGGGTTCGAGGTATTGGTACAGCTGGTAATCGAGGCAATGGCTACATCGCCGTGCGTCAGATCCACCTCGGTACCATCTGCCAGTCTGGTGTGTACGGCAGTAGCCTGCTGCTCTACCGGCACGCCAAATCCACGTTCCTCTACCGGAGCCTCGAGGGTCTTTTTCCAGTTGCTTTTGGCATGCTGCAGCGAGATTCGATCCTGCGGGCGTTTTGGCCCGGAGATGCTGGGCTCTACCGATCCCAGGTCAAGCTCCAGGACGGTTTCGAACTCCGGATCAGGGGTGTCGTCGGTCCGGAACAGCCCCTGTGCCCTGCTGTACAGCTCGACCAGCTCGATCAGCTCCTCCGGACGGCCGGTGTTGTACATGTAGTCCAGGGTTTGCTGGTCCACCGGAAAATACCCGACCGTTGCACCATACTCCGGGGCCATGTTCGAGAGGGTCGCCCGATCCGGCACGCTCATGTTACTGAGGCCCTGCCCGAAGAACTCGACAAACTTGCCGACAACCCCGTGTTTCCGCAGCATTTCGGTAATGGTCAGTACAATATCGGTGGCGGTTATGCCGGGTTTTACACTGCCGGTAAGTCGCACCCCGACTACCGCTGGCGCCAGCATGTAGATCGGCTGCCCCAGCATGGCTGCCTCGGCTTCGATACCGCCAACACCCCAGCCAACAATACCAAGCCCGTTGATCATCGGGGTATGGCTGTCGGTACCGACCAGGCTGTCAGGATAGGCCATCGGCAGATCGCTGCTGTTGTCCAGCTGCACCACCTTGCCAAGATACTCCAGGTTCACCTGATGACAGATCCCGCTGGCAGGAGGGACGACATCAAAGTTGCCGAAGGCACCCTGCCCCCAGCGCAGGAACTCGTAGCGCTCGCGATTACGCTGGAACTCAAGCTCGGCATTCTGCTGCAGCGCTGTTGATGAGGCGAAAAAGTCGGTAGATACCGAGTGGTCGATAACCAGATTAACCGGAAGCTGGGGATTGATCAGCGCCGGATCACCATTCAGTTTCTGCATCGCACTGCGCATCGCAGCCAGGTCAACTACGCACGGCACACCGGTAAAGTCCTGCAGCAGAACACGGGCCGGGGTAAAAGGGATTTCAATCGATCCCGGTTTTTTGGGGTTGTAGGCGAAAAATGCTTCGGCGTGCTCACGGGTCACCTCGGCGCCATTTATCCGGCGCACAACACTTTCCATCAGTACCTTGATGGAGAATGGAAGCCGCTTGCTCGCGGTAAGCTGAGTGAGCTTCTCTAAGCTGATATACCGAACTGCCCCGCTGGAGGTCTCCAGCTGCTGTTCCAGTCCAAACACGTCTTGAAAGGTATTGTCCATAATGATTTCACTCCTGCCCCGCTATAGTACCGAAAACCCGGCGCCGCTTGCAAGGCAGGGTGGATCCAGGATACCGGCCTCACTCGCGCTGGTAGAAGTGCTGTCCGAGTGTCTCGAGCACCAGCTCCTGCAGCTCCTGATTACTCTCGACCGCCATCAGAGCGGCATCAATATTTCCGCCAAACACCACCACAAAGGGGGTTTCACCGATGTGGGCCAGCCCGAAACTGCCGACCCTGCGCTGCAGCAGCTCGTTCAGCTCACTGCGCGGCAGCCCGACCAGCTCCTGGAGCTCGTCTATCCGGATGTCTTCGCCGTGGACATACACCAGCAGCCCCGGCTCGGCAGGTGCTTCATCAAGGGCGCGACGGGGCGGAAACACCCGGGCGGTAAAACGCAGGCCGCGAGGTTGTGATATTTCGTACATGGAGTTCAGCATCAGCTCCCGGTACCGGGAATTCATGTACACGGGAACCGGGGTTTCGGGCGCGGGTTCAGGCTCGATTTCTACCGCCATCGGCTGCGGCGGTTGTTCCGGGGTGGCACAGCCAGCTGTCACCACAGCTGCTGTCAGCAGAAGCAGCATCGGTACACCGGCCGTAATAGTCTTGATCAGGTTTTTCATACCTACAGATTCGGCATATCGGGAGGGCAAAGCAACTGCAGCAAACCAAAAAAAGCCCCCGGGGAAAAGGAGGAAACCCCGGGGGCCGCTGCTACAATTGGTACACCTGGACGGAAATAAGTCCCACTACCTTTAATCTACTGTTTTGCTGGTAGAAAAGCCAGAATAATGTGCATAAAAATCAATGATGAATTGTGTCAATCGTCTTCGACCTCGACATGAACATTGCGTACCGTTTCCTGATCGTCATCCGCTGCCGGGTCCTCCGGTTGCGGCGGTCGTTCCTGACTGCTGCGCGGGGATCCGCCTGCCGGCGTTCTTCCCTGCAGCGCATCGTCAATCGATTTCAGACCAGCCTTGAATCCCTGCTCGGCCAGATCAAAAAAGCCTTTCAGATTCTCGCTGAACTCACCGCTGCGCATCGATTCACCGGCATCCTCGAATCCCTGTCGTACTGATTCGGCCGTATCATCCACCCCGTCACGAACGGACTTATGTCCCGAGGCGACATCAGACCAGGTCTTGAAGTTCTTGTACAGAGTCTGAACCGGATCGCCGCCATGAACAGCCCGTACCTGATCCCGATAGACGGCGGCCAGTCCTGGGACCTGTCGGAAGACCATCTGCAGCAGGGAGCGAAGGTAGATTCGTCGCTCACGCTCCTCCCGCTTCAATCCATCGAGCTCTGCCACGATACGATCCGCGGCGCTGCCCAGCAGCATCTGTCGTTCGGCCGGATCCAGACTGCCTTCCTGCAGAGCAAGAATAGCTGGCAAAAAACTGCCCTGCTGCAGCAAATCCTCAATTTCTTTTCTGTCGATCATAAAAACTCCTGTTTTCGTCCTGAATAAGGTATAATGTGCAGATATGAAATGCAAGCTGATCCTGCTGCTGGCGACAGCGGTATCCCTGTCGGTTCTGCCCCCCCGCCCGGCTGCTGCCGAGGGGATTCTGTTCGGGGTTGTTCCCGGAGACCGCATGACCATGACCACCCGCAGCAATGTCCGAATACATCTGAACGGTAATTATCTCGGGTTCCGCTATGGCGAGGAACGCATCATCCTTGATGAAGGGGCGATACAACTGGACACCTCCCGGCTGGGTCCCGGCCAGACATATCGGGGAACGGCCTTCGTTCTCTCGAACACCGTCCGCGATCAGCGCCAGGCAGCCCGCTCGCTGGATGACATAGTACCGGTTGAGCTGCATATCGGTTACGACGGCACCTTCACCCTGGACGACCGCGACCCGGTTATTGCCGTCCGTTCCATCCCCAGTTTTCCCGACCGGGAGCTTGTTCCCGGTGACACCTGGGAAGCCTATGGACAGGTGGTGGTTGATCCCTTTCAGGACGGGGTGCCTACAACGGTCCCGGTACTGATTGCCTACCGCTTTGACGGCTTTGACTCCTATCTGGGAGAACCGGCTGCGGTAATCTCGGCACAGTACGCCCTGCGCTATCGACAGGGCCAGGATCGTCGCGGCGACCCCGAACTGCAGACAATTCAGGGACGCCACATCCTCCAGATTTTTATGAGTGCTGACGGCAGTCGTCCGTTGTTTATTCGGGATACCTTGCAGGATCAGTTCCTGTATCGCGATGGCACCCGGGTCGAGATGAGCGGATTCCGGCTGACCTTCTTCGATACCCCCCGCAGTCGTACCGCCGGTGAGCTGCGCGAACGCCTGACGGTGCGGCCGCAGATTCGCGAGCAGCTGCCGCCGCCGATTGCCGACCCGCCAGCACCCGGCCTGCCAAGCGAGCGCCCTGACAGTGAGCGCAGTGATCCCCCTGGTATTGCCGAAGCGGTCGACCCGGGCACAGCCCGTCCCGGTGACCCGGCCGATGATCCGACTGCTGCCCAGGAGCAGATCACGATTGAACAGACCGATCTCGGGCTACGCCTGTCGCTGCCCTCCATTCGCTTCGTGGCCGACCAGGCAGTGGTACTGCCGGCAGAGCGCGATCGCCTGAGCAGTCTGGCTGAAGCCTTGCAGGAAGGGCTGACCCTGAATCCCGATGCCAGCTTTATGATAGTCGGGCACACCGCTGATATAGGGCTGGCGGAGAATCAGCAGCGACTATCGGAGGAACGTGCCAGTGCTATTGTAGCCGAGATGGTGCAGCGCGGTCTGCCGGCCGATCGCTTTCTGTATCAGGGGCGAGGCGGGCGTGAGCCGATTGCAGACAACGACACCCCGGTGGGACGGGCATTGAACCGTCGGGTAGAGGTGTATATCATCGAGTAATGAAGCACAAAAACCGATTGTCCAAACGCATCTGTCGCAGCCTGCCAGCAACAGTCTGGATCGTAACCGGCTCGAGCCGGGGTATCGGCCGCGTTGTTGCCGAAATGCTCCTGCACAATGGAGCCAGTGTGGTTCTGCACGGACGCAATCCCGAACGCCTGGAGCAGACCCGCCGTGAACTGAGCCAGCGATACGACGAGACACGCCTGGCGGCGCTGGCTGGAGACATCGGCAATCCCGATACCGCGGTTGAGCTGACCGTACTGGCAGCCTCCCGTTTCGGCCGCCTGGACGGCCTGGTGGCCAATGCCGGGATCAGCATGCGCGGTCGCTTCCTGGAACTCGCGCCGGAGGTTATGGATACGGTGGTCAGGACCAACCTGCTGGGCACCGCCTACACCCTGCAGGCAGCCCTGACGCTGCTGCAGGAGTATCGCGGACGCGCAGTAGTAATCTCCAGCCTGGCAGGTCTGCGAGGATTTCCGAATGTCTCGATCTACTCGGCAGCCCGCATGGCGCTGTCGGGTCTGGTGGAGGCAGTTCGGGCTGAACTGCAGCCGGAATCCCCGCGTCCGGTGCTGATTTCGCTTGGATTTACCGAGAACGACCCGGACAAGCATATCCTTGATGCCGGAGGAACGGCTGTACGGCACCAGCGTTCAGCCGATGCCACCCAGCAGGAGGCCGCCGTTGCCATCCTCACGGCCGCCTTCGGCCGCAAGGGGCATTACGTCACCACCGCCAAGGGCCGGTTGTTTGCTGCGGCCAACCGCTGGCTGCCCGGTCTGGTTGGCCGGCTGCTGCAGCGATCGTCCGGCAGGATTCATGGCGGCTGAGAGGCAGTAAAATTACAGCGTGTTACGCAGCTCAGGATCCCGACCCAGCGGGTGCACCGCTTTGCGGTAGGAGGAGTAGTCCTCACCGGCATGGTAGCTGGATCGTACCAGCGGGCCGGCATGAACCTGCAAAAAACCTTTGGCAAGGGCAGTCTCGCGCAAGGCAGCAAACTCGTCAGGGTGATAATACTTCTGTACCGCAAGCTGGGCCTTGGTGGGTTGCAGATACTGCCCGATATTCATCATCCGCACCCCGTTTTCCAGCAGATCATCCATTGCCTGATGCAGCTCGGGCTCTGTTTCCCCCAAACCGACCATAACACTCGACTTGATAATCGCCGAGGGATCCAGCTCACCGGCAATCCGAAGGAATGCCAGGCTGCGTTCGTAGGTAGACCGGGAGCGCACCATTGGCGTCAGGCGAGCAACCGTCTCGATGTTGTGACTCATGATCTCGGCCTTGGCCTCCATCAGGTTGGCAATCGAGTCGCGGTCACCCATCATATCCGAGGCCAGCACCTCGACACTGGTAGATGGCGAGAGTTGCTTGATAGCACGCACCGTATTTGCCATCATCATGGAACCGCCATCCGGCAGCTCGTCGCGATTCACCATGGTGATAACCGCATGCTCCAGTTCCATCTCCTGTACCGCCAGCGCCACCTTGCGGGGCTCGCTCCAGTCCAGCTCACGCGGCAAGCCGGTCTTGACGCTGCAGAATCTGCAGCGCCGGGTACAGGTATCGCCCAGGATCATAAAGGTTGCGGTACGATGCTCGGCCCAGCATTCATGTATATTCGGACAGCGCGCCTCTTCACACACAGTGTGCAGATTGCCGGCACGCATGCGCCTCCGGATTCCGGTAAAATCGGTGTTGGTCTGCAGTGAGACCTTAAGCCACTCGGGTTTCTGCATGGTCTCAATGTATGCCCTTCCGGGGATGCGCGGCAAGCCCCGCGAACCTGTGTGCTGACAATCCTTTTGTATTTCAGTAAGATACAGCTGGAGGCGCTATGTACTGGCTGGTCAAATCAGAACCCGACACCTTTTCCATACAGGACCTGGCAGGAATGCCGGATCAAACCGAACACTGGGACGGTGTTCGTAATTATCAGGCACGAAACTTTATGCGCGACGAGATGCGTAAAGGCGACAAGGTCCTGTTCTAT comes from the Spirochaeta africana DSM 8902 genome and includes:
- a CDS encoding AI-2E family transporter, with translation MENTRLNTGLLLVIALVLVGTVLRMIGSFVLPLVIAGLLAFAVYPIIRLLTRLYVPRILSITAVIVLILGAGFLVGLILYTSGQQLLRQFPSYQRRFIEIIEALAENFNVPAEMIAEFNIMRTVSSYLFALSGGFISFISGFVMVMLFLLFILVEAPYIQTKVVAAIEGPRTDKIMRLTMHINEQVGHYLGLKLLTSALTGGIVTAGFSLVGVDFAIIWGILTFMFNFIPNIGSIIISAVSFLFILVQFYPEPNPIILASAIMWLSQLIIGNIVDPKLQGDRLNLSPVVIIFSLLFWGWLWGVVGMFLAVPLTMVIKIVCGNIPDMRPISVMMESGKAVARNYEAAAEASPVGDTQDTN
- the acnA gene encoding aconitate hydratase AcnA, with product MDNTFQDVFGLEQQLETSSGAVRYISLEKLTQLTASKRLPFSIKVLMESVVRRINGAEVTREHAEAFFAYNPKKPGSIEIPFTPARVLLQDFTGVPCVVDLAAMRSAMQKLNGDPALINPQLPVNLVIDHSVSTDFFASSTALQQNAELEFQRNRERYEFLRWGQGAFGNFDVVPPASGICHQVNLEYLGKVVQLDNSSDLPMAYPDSLVGTDSHTPMINGLGIVGWGVGGIEAEAAMLGQPIYMLAPAVVGVRLTGSVKPGITATDIVLTITEMLRKHGVVGKFVEFFGQGLSNMSVPDRATLSNMAPEYGATVGYFPVDQQTLDYMYNTGRPEELIELVELYSRAQGLFRTDDTPDPEFETVLELDLGSVEPSISGPKRPQDRISLQHAKSNWKKTLEAPVEERGFGVPVEQQATAVHTRLADGTEVDLTHGDVAIASITSCTNTSNPSVLLSAGILAKKAAERGLTTKPWVKTSFAPGSLIVTDYLIRAGLMQEMEKLGYYLVGYGCMTCIGNSGPLPTEVSGAVEQGDLVVAGVLSGNRNFEGRINPHTRANYLASPPLVVAYGIAGTVNIDFEREPIGTDQDGKPVYLRDIWPDDQEILQFVDKALDRDAFIKSYSGLESSNEQWNRIPVTDDALYPWNQSSSYIQEPDFFEGMQAEPGTISPISNARVLVMAGDSITTDHISPAGAIDPASPAGQYLQALGVEPRDFNSYGSRRGNDRVMTRGTFANIRFRNLLAPGTTGSATTHFPSGEPMSIFDAGMRYKQDGVPAIVLAGKDYGMGSSRDWAAKGPYLLGIRAVIAQSFERIHRSNLVGMGILPLQFQDGESAASLGLDGSERFEIAVDDTVAPGQLLQVTAVHDSGKTTGFQAVCRIDSTVEVEYYRHGGILQRVLRAKLGRQPA
- the trpS gene encoding tryptophan--tRNA ligase yields the protein MMQKRLLTGDRPTGRLHLGHYVGSIQNRVKLQREYESYFLVADLHMLTTKPDRKDIEGITENARQMVTDYLACGIDPDSTTIYLQSAVPEVYELNLFFEMLVTVPRLQRLPSLKDMARAADLNEMPFGLLGYPVLQSADILLPRAHIVPVGKDNEAHVELTREIARRFNYLYGEVFPVPDVLIGEVPTLVGTDGNAKMSKSLNNTIMLSDDAGTVQKRVRSMYTDPNRVSADVPGTVEGNPVFIYHDIFNQNKAEVEDLKQRYRTGKVGDVEVKDKLAAAINSVLDPIRERRAAIEADNGWVDEVIYNGTQRMRQTARETLIEAKKAMGLTGVWNKMKRKAEKRTKQQS
- a CDS encoding NAD(P)/FAD-dependent oxidoreductase, encoding MKAPDYDVIVIGGGPAGMMAAASAAERGASVLLLEKNPEPGRKLLLSGGGRCNFTNVEPDVHRLTARYGAAGKSLISPFSKMGPREVLEFFASRGMPHKVEDNGRAFPATNKAESVLKVLLAEMRTHGVKIRTGATVDALLVNGSIPANREVHGVRLGSTRITARTVITAAGGLAYPETGSTGDGFRWMQRCGHSIVHPEPSLVPVIVHEPWIAELQGLAFPEIRIAVLAGGRVLERVTGKILFTHFGLSGPGILNLASRIADAAASNPDKPVRISLDFFPEDDGGSLDRHLQQLFAAAPKRKLKNLLDELLPPRLTARILAAAVDTGTTSITDIASITGSSVPRQLRKRLVQLMQDFRVTYKGLQSEDWAIVSRGGIPCNEIDFRTMQSKLVSGLYAVGDMLDINRPSGGYSLQICWATGFVAGCAAAAQARSR
- a CDS encoding OmpA family protein, which translates into the protein MKCKLILLLATAVSLSVLPPRPAAAEGILFGVVPGDRMTMTTRSNVRIHLNGNYLGFRYGEERIILDEGAIQLDTSRLGPGQTYRGTAFVLSNTVRDQRQAARSLDDIVPVELHIGYDGTFTLDDRDPVIAVRSIPSFPDRELVPGDTWEAYGQVVVDPFQDGVPTTVPVLIAYRFDGFDSYLGEPAAVISAQYALRYRQGQDRRGDPELQTIQGRHILQIFMSADGSRPLFIRDTLQDQFLYRDGTRVEMSGFRLTFFDTPRSRTAGELRERLTVRPQIREQLPPPIADPPAPGLPSERPDSERSDPPGIAEAVDPGTARPGDPADDPTAAQEQITIEQTDLGLRLSLPSIRFVADQAVVLPAERDRLSSLAEALQEGLTLNPDASFMIVGHTADIGLAENQQRLSEERASAIVAEMVQRGLPADRFLYQGRGGREPIADNDTPVGRALNRRVEVYIIE
- a CDS encoding ParB/RepB/Spo0J family partition protein — protein: MDNSIAAERASAAFDRAVRRGRSDTGLAARLRRQDNRLLLLSQVASRVQTGSETYLGPREIPVARIIGSEDRGDDFSRSFYPRRRWMRTRWQTVYRLLQAQELNEAIRVMEIGGYYFVRDGHHRVSAARSLGVEFLPAVVTRLSLDYQLPCSLDRNRLALLCAKERFHRRTGVFHVLPDSRFSVACPETWELLEREITDYNLSYFRRHFGRDPYSLDEQIEYWYENLYRNSISYIQRNSLSYLFPGMYDTDIFVRMIQLWNSYENPDGIWLGEVYTKFISRYRRRNLLRSGLQMVRSRWGHTFMSSEDEYRMFLQISRVPEFIPDFEPLPQEAGCYMFLYRQLISTAALLLKRELDRAPYMQELVLAWHERFYREAAAAARRQTSARAKVSWYKRFSRRWFCRVFHGSVTVQQALDGS